CTTTGTGAATACCCCTGTCGGTGCTCCTCACCTCTTCCTTTTAAAGCGCCCTCCGGTTCCTCAGAGGAACAGCGACTGTGAGAAATATGAAACCGTGGAAATAAAATCCCACGTTGTGTCATTGAAGCTGAACCTGCAAGTCGCCTCTTGCTGCTCCTCTGTCAGCATGTCAGCATGATTTATCCAACAAACATCTGACATGAACAGCTGTTATCATCAAAACCGTGAGCTTTGGGTGACTAATATCTTCTTCACATAACCGTGTAGGTTAAGTGCCATTTAAGTGTAATGCAAACATGAGGTCTTCATGCAGTATTTGGGGGATTAAATGTTAATCTTTAGGCTATCTAGACCTAAATCCTGTAATACCCATCATATTTTGACATTCACGTTCAGCTTACTGAACAAGCACAATTTAGCAGCAAACTTTTTCTAAACTCTGAATTTGTTGTGAGAGTTTAAAGGAATGTGCTTTGCTCTTCGTATGTAGCAGCTAAACCTGGCCTGAGCATGTAGCTGCAGCATGTTAACGAAGCAAATAGCTGCCCCAAGTCCATCTGAAAATATAGCCTACCCATAAGCTCTGTATTAATCCACAGGCCTGCAGCCTACACACCCAGGGAGTCAGAAATAGAGCCATGTGCAGAATTAGAAACTATGAGGAAATCTGATCTAGAAGAATGAAAATTGTTgctctgttaaagtttgaatcCCCACACCTTAGTCTGAACATTGGATTGAAGAATATTTATTGTTCCCAATGAACAATTCAGTGTGCAACAGAAGTGCCCACAAGTATTATAAGCATCAAAATGATGTTGATGAACTACTATGACTTTATATCAATGCTGTATGAATATGACAAAACCAATAGAATAGGATTGCACACAAGACTATCATTTGCAAACAATTTTATTATTGCAAAATGTATCATTGGAagccttcattttttaaatctgcacataaaaacacaaaaagtgcaTCTCATTTCACAGAGCAGTTCAATGCACCTCAGATCACAGAGTGCTGGAGGGGGTTCTACAAAAGAGGGGGGGCATCACCAGAGGACAGGTCTGATTTTGACATGGAGGTGTGCTTTCATGTACTTCTTAACGGACACAAACtgtgacaaaaagaaaatcattcAGTCATTTTTATAACAGGGAACATGACAGAGGGCATTAGGAGAACCTGAACTTCTGCATCCTGAAGCACCCAGATGGTAAAAGAGATCTGTTAGGACACACCGGCAGGGTCACAAgactttgaaaaagaaaaacattaagtcactgcatgggggcaaaacttaaaataaataaagtcaaagttttatattttgactgttttaacAGAAGTGACTTGTGCTCAGGATCAGATCTTGACTCAAAACCCTCAATCCTTGAACAGCGATCAAATAAATGGAGTTTACATCAAACATTAACCATCAACACTCTTTCACTTAATAACAAGCCCACTTTACCTTTCAACAAAGCAAATCACTTTAATCAACAGAAATGAGCTTCATTTTCTTTATCTGCTTGTTTAAGCAGGCTTAATGGGATAATCTGTCCCCACAGCATGCATCCATTTTGTTGAAATCTGTCCATCTGCTCTAacacattcacgcacacacacacccacacagtgtAATTTACCATGtttcaatatatttttcttcATACAAAAACTCTCCATATAGTCTTCTACATTTGTTGAACATTATCTGAGATGCAGACAGTTGAGTGTACAATCAAAATACATCCATAGAAAAGTATTTACAGAGGTTAAGTGCATCTTCAATAAAAGTTTTGCCTTTTATCTGACctaatttttgttttaaactaaGTCTGAAATAGCTGAAATTAGATACTGCATGTGATAAAATCTCCAGATATAACAACAGGTAGAGCTCATAAGAAAGAATATGCAAACAAcgcattttttgttttaggttTGAActatacaaaaagaaaacatcaaagttTCATTTGTACATTCAATCATctgaaaatacaaatatatctaTTGTACATGTGTACAGTTACACAGCTAGTACCAGGTTCAGTTACACAGCGATATATTCCTTAAACGTCACTGTGAGGCAGTTTGTAGTGATGTCTGTGATAACAATGTTCCCAAGGAAAGGCTGGAAAGAGGGAAatgtctcctcttttctcttttcattgtcAGAAACGGAAAACGACTCAACAGCTGTTTCTACTGTTGACttttgtgtttcactttgtggctgtgtttctgtcCGTGTTTCAGATTGTGCATCTAATTTGTCCagcgtgtgtgtttcagtttgtgccACAGtttcagcctgtgtgtgtgttttagcctGAATAAGGCTAGGCCTAGACTTTACAATGCTCAAGTCCATAGGTTCCTCCTGGTCGACATACCCACAGGGCGGCGGTCCCATGTGACTCAGATGTCCGTTTTGGTCGACGCTGATGCTTTGGGTGGGGGAAGATGTTGTGTCAGGGGTACTGATACTCCTGGAGCTGAGAAACCGCTTATTGCCTACATGCTCCTCACTGTCAGTGTCAGAAAAGTGTCGCTTCAGTCCCTGAAATCCACCATGGCTTTCTCTTTTGTTCGGTGAGGGGGGAACTCCCCTATccaaaggcagggagagcagattAGACTTGGTTGTCAATTGTAAAGGCTGATCCGCTGGAAACTGCCCCTGACCCTTGACCTCGACATGTATATCCTTTTCTGTCACAGTTGGCTCCATTTTGGGTGACTGTTCCTTTTCTTTGGGGCAATCTCTGTTAAATCCAGAAGTGGGAACAGCTGGTTTGTCTTTGGGTTGTTTTGAGAATCCGTTCATTAGGCCGAGCTTCTTGACAAGTCTCATCTTCTCAAGGTGGTTCTCTGTGTTGGTGTCCGTCCCGTGAGGCAACTTTTCAGCAGTTCCTGAATCACTGTTTTTAATCTTGGCTGCCTTCATCCCGTTCTCCATGTACTTGCTCATGACAATCACAATCCGCccattcttgtttttgtttttcacgaTCTTTAGCTTGCTGCTGCTGACACCATTAGACTGTGGTACAGCATCCTCTTTGGGCTTGACCCCGTCAGCCTCTTTGTGTCCATTGAGGTCTGCCGGGAGCTTCTTCAGGTCCATGGTGATATCTTTGACTTTAGTCAGGCAGCCTGAGTCTTTGTCCCTCACCCACTTTTGCTGCAGCACCGGAGGAAGGTTATAACCTTTGTTAGCCAGCTCTGGAGCTTTTACCTCTCTTGGTTTAGCAAACATTGGCTCGTGTACCTTGAGGTCCGGTTGATAGTGGTGGTGTTTCTTGCTGTTGAGCTGATAGTAGAACTTCTTTCCATTTGCCTGCTGCTCCGCCTCACGCTCCCTGCACAGCGGCTGGTACTGGTGGTGCTTCTTACTGTTCAACTGGTACTGTTGTCCCTGAGGACGGAGCATCTGTATGGCACTGGTCTTCTGGCGGCTATCCTCATCCAGGGATGCTCCCTGAAGATCTGCCAGAATACTGGATCTCCTTGCAAAGGATGGCACCTGTGATACCAGACAGCACCAAGTGTTATTAAAAAAGCACTCTAAGATATAACTCAATCAATAGGAAGAAAAGCAGGGAGTTTTTACAGAAgcatttaaaatcaattaagtatttaaaataGATTGCATCCCTCCCAGCAGGACTTTGATTAATGCCTCAACTGTCTACAGTGTCTATACATATCTGTGTCAGGCGACACAAAAAGCTGAGGTTCATTGATGCACATTGAGTTGCACTGAAGAAACTGTGCCCGGAATGTGTGAAGAGGCTTCTCTGGGGCCCCAACGAGCTCACAGTTTATTTCAGGGGCCCTGGTCCATGTTCACACAGCCCTCCTACAGCTCCTGTGCAACTCTTACAGCCACCGGCCCGGCCGTCAGAGTGACATTTCAAAGTGTCTCCTGTGGCTGTGACCTCAGCTCAGAGGAATGTCACTGGCTGCTTTGTGTCTCCTCATTGACTTTATCCCATGTGCTACCACCAACACCCTCCTGAGAGGAACAAAAACTCTCCTCTGAGGGGTTCCCCTGGCCTTttggatggatgattgatgcACCTAATGTACTATTCACAGTCATTTAGATACATCTGTTAGGTCAGTGCTTCGGTCACTATAGCATTTAATGGTGATAAAATcctcttatttttattgtttgtgaTAAACGGTTTCATTTTGTCACCACCAGAGCACAACCGAAAGAGGCACTCTATCAATTTTACACGAGATCAGTGATCTCCTATACACCTGTAATGATCATACTTGACCGTGTGGCTCTGGAGAAGCTCTTCTAGGTATGAGGAAATAACTTCCATGAAGAGAGCTGTGCATTCATTACAAGAAGACTGTGTTCTGAATTGAATGCACTGAGGAAAAGTGGAGGTTTATGAGTCAATTCCTGTTTCAAATTCGTCAGTTATTTTTCAAAACTGACTCTTATGAATCCAAAAACTTATAGAAGTCTGTTTTTTGAGTCCCCAGAGGGCCCCTTTAAATCTGCCATACATCAGAAATGCAATCTCTTTCCTGCACTTTGATGTCACCTGCCTTATATCCAACAGCTATAATCATGCGGCTACCATTTCAGTGATACATTTTTCAATgatacatttgtttacatcatATCGGTGTCTTGTGTCTCGAACGGATCTCAAGCGTCGCTGTTATTTATCTTTCCATCATTGAAAATATggacagtttttattttcccaCCTGAACCAGAAGGTGCTTTGGTTTGGGTCCTCTCTTGCGGTATCCCATCAGCTGTTCTTGACGCTCCCTGTGGGAGAGGAAAACAGCAGCCAATCAGTGAAACCATCTCACAGAGATGAGATGAGTTGCTGTTGCATGGCAACACAGCGTCACGGGTGTCCTCCTCTAGCCCAATTAGACAACACTGAGCCCATGTTACCGGTTGGAGTCACACTTtcagatgcaaaacaaaattcatTGAACACAGGTTGGTGGGGTTCACATTTGTATAATTTTGTAACATCTTTCCAGTGTTCTCAACTTTCTTTCCCCATCACACTTCATTAACTGCTGTAAAAAGGTAGAGTGCCTTCAGGTGAGAACTCTTACAACCTAAATAACACTTGTGTAATTTCTTTTTCCACTGTAGAAGATAAAGGCCAGCCCCTCTGACTTTACTCAGACTTCATGCAAGTCTCTCCAAGGCAGTAACTCAATACCGCAGACAGGAGTGATGTCAGTCCCCTCCCCCACCCCCCCTTCCCTCACATCTAATTACAATGACGACTCAGTGTATTTTCATAGCCTGGCATTCAGACGATTTGGCTCCCCAAGGAGTCATGCAATTAGTTTCAATAAaatctctcctctttagagagGGAGAGGTAATTGCAATAACAGACACAGAGTGATGTCGATGTTTTGTTTAACGTGTGACCTGCGCCAGAGAGGTTGCTGAAAGCAAAAGCTGAAGGAGCCTACAGGAGGAAAGCCAGTGACAGTTTAACACGCTATGCGTGTAAGAAATTCAATTACTCTGTCCTTCTTGTGGAGCTGTCTGCTCAGTTACTCAACAGACTATTTAGCAATTAGCCAAGCTGTTAATTTCACCATGATAGCCTGACACAAGGTCCTTGACTAAAAGAGATGGAGGAAGTTACTATAGTGTAAATTTTGGATATTGTGTACCAccggaaataaaaagtaaatagtAAGTTCCTCCACTTCATCATGAGGAGGTTTGAAAAATGTGCACCATCATTTAAAGTTAGCCTTATCTTAAAGACACATCTTGGTTGTTGTTGgttcatatatttaaaataaataattaaatatgcaaGAGTGTGTCAGATTTTGACACAAGAACGGTGTGTCCAAAAGCCATCTTCTGAAAGTTCAAAGTTTTTATGAGTTTGCCTAAACCCAGAGCTGATTGGTTTAGAAACCAAATCTGTCAAGGTTCAGATTCtgataatacatttttcagTGAAGTAGGAGTCAAACCTACAATAtacacattttaacaaaatgttatagtgctgcaaaaataaaaactacaagGTACTTAATTAGCAAGAAGTCAATCAGAGGTTTTGTCATTCTGCACATAAAATAAAGAGTTGTCTCATTTGTTAAATGTCCAGTGGAAGATGACACAGGTGGATCTCTTGGAACAGCAGGTACCactttagcatgctaacct
The Notolabrus celidotus isolate fNotCel1 chromosome 7, fNotCel1.pri, whole genome shotgun sequence DNA segment above includes these coding regions:
- the LOC117815894 gene encoding E3 SUMO-protein ligase CBX4-like, with amino-acid sequence MELPAAGEHVFAVESIEKKRSRKGRVEYLVKWRGWSPKYNTWEPEENILDPRLLDAFQERERQEQLMGYRKRGPKPKHLLVQVPSFARRSSILADLQGASLDEDSRQKTSAIQMLRPQGQQYQLNSKKHHQYQPLCREREAEQQANGKKFYYQLNSKKHHHYQPDLKVHEPMFAKPREVKAPELANKGYNLPPVLQQKWVRDKDSGCLTKVKDITMDLKKLPADLNGHKEADGVKPKEDAVPQSNGVSSSKLKIVKNKNKNGRIVIVMSKYMENGMKAAKIKNSDSGTAEKLPHGTDTNTENHLEKMRLVKKLGLMNGFSKQPKDKPAVPTSGFNRDCPKEKEQSPKMEPTVTEKDIHVEVKGQGQFPADQPLQLTTKSNLLSLPLDRGVPPSPNKRESHGGFQGLKRHFSDTDSEEHVGNKRFLSSRSISTPDTTSSPTQSISVDQNGHLSHMGPPPCGYVDQEEPMDLSIVKSRPSLIQAKTHTQAETVAQTETHTLDKLDAQSETRTETQPQSETQKSTVETAVESFSVSDNEKRKEETFPSFQPFLGNIVITDITTNCLTVTFKEYIAV